A single region of the Onychomys torridus chromosome 11, mOncTor1.1, whole genome shotgun sequence genome encodes:
- the Dbi gene encoding acyl-CoA-binding protein → MSQAEFDKAAEEVKHLKTQPSDEEMLFIYSHFKQATVGDVNTDRPGLLDLKGKAKWDSWNKLKGTSKESAMKTYVEKVEELKKKYGI, encoded by the exons ATGTCTCAG GCTGAATTTGACAAAGCTGCTGAGGAGGTGAAgcacctcaagacccagccaagTGACGAAGAGATGCTCTTCATCTACAGCCACTTCAAACAAGCTACCGTGGGCGACGTAAATACAG ATCGGCCCGGGCTTCTGGACCTCAAAGGCAAGGCCAAGTGGGATTCATGGAATAAGCTGAAAG GAACTTCCAAGGAGAGCGCCATGAAAACCTATGTGGAAAAAGTGGAGGAGCTAAAGAAGAAATACGGAATCTAG